Genomic window (Bacillus sp. BGMRC 2118):
TTTGAATAATGTATGATGAAACCAAAATAAAAAAATGAGTAGGTTTCCTACTCATTTTTAAACTTTTGTCTTAAACAATGCCCCTACTTGTTTAACCATACCATTCAGTTGGTTAACGGTATTCATCATTTGTCCAGCTGTACTCATCATTTTATTCACATCATAGACCCCGTCTTTTGTTTTAAATTGATTCAAAATTCCATTAAATCCTCCATTTGGATTTGGTTTTGCTTTTTGTCCTTGAACAGGATATGGCATTTGAAATGGTGCCATATTTGGCGTTTGTGTCCACATTTGAGGATGAACACCATTCGATTGGTGGTTCATAGAATATGGCTGTTGGTAATATTGTGGATTTTGATGGAACTGCTGATTTGAATAACCTTGATATGGATAATAAGAAAAACTATTCATGAAAGGGTTACGAACATTTCGACGCTTTTCTTTTAGGCCAAACATAAAAAATCATTCCTCCTAGGTAAATGTCTTGTTACTACAGTTTATGAAAGTGAGTAATATTTGGTGTACTCTTCTCTACATGTATTAATTTGACTATAATTGTCGGAAATTTCACTATTCTAATATCTAATGTTTCATTATTTGCATGATAATATAAAAGCACACGATAACGAGGAGGCAAGTATGATGAATGTAATGGATTTGAGAAGAAGGTTTATAACAGTGAGTAAACAAGAGCCCGTCGATGAAAAAGAACTTCTTCATTTTGCAAAGCTTTGTTATGTAAGTGGTGACATTAAGATTGTTGAGTATAAGAAGCTAGTGAAAGCATTAGAAAAAGTTGAATTGGATAGTAAAGATGAGTTGGAGTAATTCGAGTAATAAAGCACTTTTACCATGTAAAAAGTTACCTTTGTAATTTCACCCTACTTAAAGCAAATTAATAAGGCTTTATATTTACTAATAAATATAGAGTGTCCAATACTTATTAAGGAGTGGATGGTATGGGTCGAGGTAAAGCATTTCATCATAAAACAAAAGGGCATGATCGAAAACTGCCCCAGAGCAGTATGAAAGCAGCGCCTAAGCACGCCGATCATGTTGAATATGCAATAGAACCTGTCGCGTCTGCTAATAGAGATGCTGTTTCCTTTCAAGTTGTTAAAGAAACAGAAGAATAACAAAAGTAAAAACACTATGGTACTCCAATCGCAGTACCATAGTGTTTATTTTAGTTTCTAATCAGTTCCATCCAATTTGTGTATGATTGACTCAAAAATGTATTCATTCGAACGAATTAATTCTTTAAATCTCTTTGGCCTCGTATCCGGGTAAAAAGCTTGAAGAGCAACTGTTGTCAAATTTTCAATCGTACTGTCAATTTGATTTGGATGCAAATATTTAGGTTTCTCCTTTTTTATCCAGATTACTACTTGTTCTTTCCAACGGTCTGTTAATTCAAACACTTCATCAGCATAAGGCTTAACAACTAAGTAAAAATCTGAAGGTTCTCCCTTTTTTACAGTATCGTTATAAATCGACATTAGTTCTTTATTGCATTGTTGTAAACGAATTGTATCATTACGTATTAATTCTTTGTTCATTTGATCACCTATAGGTTAAAGTATGAACTAATGATACTTCTTTCGAGAAGTTAATTCAAATAAACTATCTGCTAAAAGCTAATCTTAGGGAAGGGACTTTCGGGATGGTATTCACCATAGTTTCTAATCGATTAACAGAAGTCTCCACGAAGCGAAGCTTTTCAAGT
Coding sequences:
- a CDS encoding spore coat protein; translated protein: MFGLKEKRRNVRNPFMNSFSYYPYQGYSNQQFHQNPQYYQQPYSMNHQSNGVHPQMWTQTPNMAPFQMPYPVQGQKAKPNPNGGFNGILNQFKTKDGVYDVNKMMSTAGQMMNTVNQLNGMVKQVGALFKTKV
- a CDS encoding DUF1798 family protein, giving the protein MNKELIRNDTIRLQQCNKELMSIYNDTVKKGEPSDFYLVVKPYADEVFELTDRWKEQVVIWIKKEKPKYLHPNQIDSTIENLTTVALQAFYPDTRPKRFKELIRSNEYIFESIIHKLDGTD